In one Zobellia galactanivorans genomic region, the following are encoded:
- a CDS encoding PKD domain-containing protein, translating into MKHILNIEILKNKYYGFLSLVVILSGIACEDTFEYELPEANSKADLTPPSASFSISPTDDFLTFTFGNNSSSATDYEWDFGDGNTSTDVDGSNTYPDEGTYTVTLTATDKLGVSSTVSQTVEVVEPEIPLAITPVIGGAAFDDGVDDSCLDSRDCWRIEGATIHQTTSDGEADTRGAKYPSGSDNNRVTYQAVKVSPNTKYVLTARYALQADGDSVRASVIDGQLSNFSEFADATLLAQESGTVNEGKGNFNTLTVAFETGANGEISILFDHDGNAKDSYLDNVAIAPVEEQP; encoded by the coding sequence ATGAAACATATTTTAAATATCGAAATATTGAAAAACAAGTACTACGGATTTCTATCGCTTGTCGTAATCCTATCCGGTATTGCTTGTGAAGACACCTTCGAGTACGAACTGCCCGAAGCAAATTCAAAGGCTGACCTGACCCCTCCATCGGCAAGCTTTTCAATATCGCCGACCGATGACTTCCTGACGTTTACCTTTGGTAACAACTCCAGTAGTGCTACTGATTATGAATGGGATTTTGGCGACGGTAATACGTCTACAGATGTAGATGGCAGCAATACCTACCCAGATGAAGGAACCTACACGGTTACCTTGACCGCTACCGATAAATTAGGCGTATCAAGTACGGTATCACAAACCGTTGAAGTAGTTGAACCTGAAATTCCACTAGCGATAACACCGGTAATTGGCGGGGCCGCTTTTGATGACGGTGTCGATGACAGTTGTCTTGACAGTAGGGATTGTTGGAGAATTGAAGGGGCGACCATTCACCAAACTACCAGTGACGGGGAAGCCGATACAAGAGGTGCCAAATACCCCTCCGGAAGCGATAACAACCGTGTCACCTATCAAGCCGTTAAAGTTTCCCCGAACACCAAATATGTCTTGACCGCCAGATATGCATTGCAAGCTGACGGAGACAGTGTACGGGCAAGTGTTATCGATGGACAACTGAGTAATTTCAGCGAGTTTGCCGATGCTACCTTATTGGCACAAGAATCAGGAACCGTAAATGAAGGCAAAGGCAACTTTAACACGCTTACGGTAGCCTTCGAAACAGGTGCCAATGGTGAAATAAGCATATTGTTCGACCACGACGGTAACGCAAAAGATTCCTACTTGGATAATGTTGCCATTGCTCCAGTAGAAGAACAACCTTAA